In Paroedura picta isolate Pp20150507F chromosome 1, Ppicta_v3.0, whole genome shotgun sequence, the following are encoded in one genomic region:
- the LOC143830377 gene encoding uncharacterized protein LOC143830377: MANCGSVCAGPSYTSSPVVGLGSSGLSSGSGLGYGCGGLGSGGIGCGGLGYGSGGIGRGGFGYGSGGIGCGGFGYGSGGLSYGSSIGSGYGAWSSGGATSGQLGTLSGTIPQPINQIPGAEVVIQPPPAVVTIPGPIISASGQPVSVVGHTPCAVSGSGMEGGLYGGLGGGLYGGMRGGFSGALGYGLQRGGYLGKSQLGQCSSIC, from the coding sequence ATGGCTAACTGTGGCTCAGTGTGTGCTGGTCCGTCTTACACTTCCAGCCCAGTGGTCGGGCTGGGATCCTCAGGTCTCAGCTCAGGCTCAGGGCTGGGTTATGGATGCGGAGGCCTTGGTTCTGGAGGAATCGGCTGTGGAGGACTGGGCTACGGTTCTGGAGGAATTGGTCGTGGAGGATTTGGCTACGGTTCTGGAGGAATTGGCTGTGGAGGATTCGGCtacggttctggaggcctcagctACGGTTCCAGCATTGGCTCTGGTTATGGCGCATGGTCTTCTGGAGGAGCAACCTCAGGACAGCTTGGGACTCTGTCTGGAACCATCCCTCAACCCATCAACCAGATCCCAGGAGCTGAAGTTGTGATCCAGCCACCCCCTGCTGTTGTGACCATCCCTGGACCCATCATCTCTGCGAGTGGGCAACCCGTTTCGGTTGTGGGCCACACTCCGTGTGCGGTCTCTGGTTCTGGGATGGAAGGAGGACTTTATGGGGGTCTTGGAGGAGGCCTTTATGGGGGGATGAGAGGTGGATTTTCAGGGGCATTGGGTTATGGCCTCCAGAGGGGAGGCTATCTTGGAAAAAGTCAGCTAGGGCAGTGCAGTAGCATCTGTTGA